The segment CGAGGATGCGCGCCGGATTCATCTAGGCCGCTCCTCGCTGGGCCACGGGCGCCGCCTCGGCCACGAGGGGAAAGCGCACCGTCACCCGGGTGCCCTCGCCCGGCGCCGAGCGCAGTTGCAACGAGCCCTCGTGCGCCTCCACCAGACGCCGGGTGGTCGCCAGGCCCAACCCGTGCCCGGGAATGCCCCGCGTCTCCGGCGAGCGGAAGAAGGGCTGGAAGAGCTTGCCCTGGGTGTCCTCGCTCATGCCCATGCCATTGTCGACGACCTCGAACACCGCCTCGCCTCCCTCACGCGCCACCCGCACGCTCACCCGCGCGTCGGACCGGCCCGCCGTGTACTTCACCGCGTTGGATAGCAGGTTCTGCGCGATGATCTGCAAGAGCTGCGAGGGGCACATCACCTTCACGCCAGAACTCAACTCGCGCTCCAGGGCCACGCCCTGCGCCGCCGCCGTCTGGCTCACCTCCAACAGGAGCGTGCTCACCGCCGTGTCCAGCTCGCCCACCACGGGCTCGCCCCGGGTGCCCGCGCGGCAGAAGCGCAAGAGCGCCTCGATGAGCTCGCCCATGCGCACCGCGCTCGACTCGCACAGCGACACGAGCTCCAGCGCCTGCGGCTCCTTCACCGCGCCCGAGCGGCGCAAGAGCGTCAGGTAGCCCTTGAGCGGCGACAGCGGGCCCATCAGGTCGTGCGCCACGCGCCGCGTGAAGGCGTCCAGCTCCTGGTTGCGCCGGTCCAGCTCCTCCATCTGCGCCTGGATCGTCTTGCCCTGCCGCTTGATGACCGAGGTGATGCGCCAGACCACCGACAGGGACACCAGCATCGCCAGCAGCGTCACCGCGCCGCCGAAGGCCAGGTTGCGCGTGCGCAGCGCCGCCAGATGGTCGAGCAACTGGCGGCCCTCCTCCGCGTTCTCCCGGTTGAGATGGCCCGCCAGTCCGTCGATCTCCTCGGCCAGGGGACGCACCTGTTCCACCAGATGGTGCCGGGCCCGCTCCGCCTCCTGACGATTGGAGAGCACCGCCGCGGCCCGCACCTGCTCGGCCAGGCGCGTGCACGCCATGTTGAAGCGCTCCCACACGACGAGGCGTTCTCCCTTGGGCAGGCCGCGCGTGTACGCGAGCGTCGCGTCACGCACGTCCGCGAGGATGTCCTCCATCACCTCGTTGGCCGCCTGGCGCTCCTCGTCGTTGCTGGCCCGGATGTGGGCCTCGATGGCGGACTCCAGTGAAATGGCGTCCACACGGATGCGGCCGATGAGTCCCGCCCGGTCCAACGACTCCTGGAAGCGCGCGGCCACCTCATGGCTCGTGCGAACCTCCGTCCAGAGGAAGAAGGCAGCCACGGCCGACAGCAACATCACCGCGAACAGGAAGCCCGCGCGGTAGACCCGGATCGAAGGAGAGGACTTCACGGCGTGCTGGCGGACTCGGCGGGAGGAGGAGAAGGCGGGAGCAGGGGCGGAATGGGCAGCGGCTGCGGCTGGCTGCGCCGCCGCGCCCGGGACAGCGCCGACTGGTACCACACGTCCTCCAGCTCCTCCTGGATGGCCGTCAGCTCGCGCTGCTTCGTCACCAACTGCGCGTTGTGCTCCACCAACGTGTGCCGCTCCGCCTGCACCCGCTCCAGCTCGTCCTGCCACAACGGCGGAAGCAACACCTGCTCGGCGCGCTCCAGGTTCACCACCTCCAGCGCGCTCTCCACCGCGGCGAGCCGCATGGCCAGCGCTTCCACCCGCTCGCGCTCTTCCTCATACCGGCGCTTCCACTGATCCATGTCCTCCGACACTGGAGGTGGTGCGGTTACCTTTGGGGTCACGCACCCGACCTCCAACCCACACATGACCACCGTGATGAAGAGGTACCGCATGCCTTCGCTCCCGTCCTCCGCCGCGCGTCATGCGCCTCAGGGCTAGACCGGGCTCTACCTTGGCCGGCTGACAAGGCCAGCATCCCCAAGATGGAGGGTCACGTCAAAGAGCGCGGTGGGTTTGTGGGGAGGGTGCCCCCAAGCCGGGCAGGCGACATGGGGAGAATCTCCGCAATCCAACACCACGGCCCCTGGGAAGAGGCCGTGGCACGGCGGGTGCTCTGTCACGCGGATGAAACGTCGCACTCAAGCGACGGTTCATCGTCCTTCCGGAGCCCGACCATGAAGAACGTCCTCGCCGCCGTTGTGCTGTCCGCGTCGCTGTCCGCGTTTGCTTCCGAGCCCACCAAGGCCGCTCCGGCTCCCGCCGCCGCTCCCGCTCCCGCCGCCGCTCCGGCTCCCTCGCTGAAGGGCGAGGCCCAGGCCGAGGGCATCAAGGCCGAGGCCCAGCCCGAGGCCGCCCCCACGACGGAGACGAAGACCGAGACGAAGACCACCAAGAAGTCCACCAAGAAGACCACGGCTCCGAAGGCCCCGGCCACCGAGACCAAGGCCGCCGAGACCAAGTAGTTCGTCTTCTCGAGCCGCATCGTCCGAGGGCGCCCCCATTCCGGGAGGCGCCCTCGTCGTTTTCAGCTCAAAGCGCCCGCCGGCTCATGGGCTCCCGAGGTCGGTGGTGCTGAAGTACTCCTCGCGCTGGACCGTGAAAGGCACCTCGGTGCCGTCCTCGAGGCGTCCCGTCCAGGCCGCGCCCGCGACAGGTCGATGGCTCGCGTCGTTCGGGAGGCTGGCGGTCACGGGCACCGCGCTCCCTCGCGCATGGCCGAGCGCCGCGGAGCGCGTCTCCAGGCGGAGAATCTGATCGAAGTCCGGAGCGCGGCGGGCGACGTGGACGCCGAACCACTCTCCCTCCCGGCCGAACACCCGGTAGCTCGCCGAGGACGGCGCCGGGTCGGTGGGTCGCAGCGCCTCGACCATGAGCAGACGCTGGACCGTGAACGACACCTTCGCCGCGCTGTCCGCGGAAGGAAGCGGCGTTCCGCCCTGCTCGAAGTGACCGTGGTAGAGCTTGCCGTCCAGCGTGGAGCCCGGCTTCAACGAGGCCAGGGCGAAGGGCTCCGGCTCGAAGGTCACGAGCGGGCTGCCCGCGGCCCGGTCCGCGTCGTAGAGGCGGCGCCCCGCTTCATCCAGGCGGGCCTCGATGACGATCTGCCAGGCATGGAGGCCGTGCCACATGGGCAGGTGGTAGAGGTAGAGGCCCTGGTCTCCAAAGACAACCATGCCATGCACGCCCGCGCGCGTGGACACGGCCAGGGCCGAGGGCTCGCCGACCTCCCGCGCGCGCGACACGCCAGGCGCGGCCCGTTCACTTCCACGACAGGCCAGCAGACCCACGCACAGACCCATCACGCACGGCTTGCCCAACCGCCACACCCACTGAGACGACATCCAGCAGACTCCTCGCCAGGCGCGCTCCCTCCACGGAGCCACGACGGGGCCCGCGCGTAGCACTTGTCCTCGTCCCCGGCCAGCAGCCCCGGGTGGAGGGCGGGCCGTTCCCCGGATTGCCTGGAGCTTCTTTTTCTCCCAACATGCCGCCGGCTTGCCGTTGCACCTCCTTCACCCCACGAGACCGCCCATGTCGCAGACGACTCCGAACTCCTCCGCGCTTCCCACCGAGCCCCCCGAGCTGGCGGCCAGGCGGGAGCAGTTGCTGGCCACCCTGGAGAAGGAGGCGAAGGTGGCCACCGGCACCGCCGAGCCCGTCCTGCGCAAGATGCACGAGCTGCTCGCCAACACCCAGCCGGGCGCGCCGTTCAACCCGGCGCTCTACGAGGACGTCAAGAGCGCGTTCGTGAACTTCACGCAGGCGCCCGTGTTCCCGCCTCCCGCCATCATCATGGAGTGTCTGGCGTTCATGCAGGAGCGGCAGGTGGCGTTCATCTCCGCCACCCAGCGTTGAACCCCCCAGGTACACCGCCCCACCCCGTGGCGTAGACTGGCCACGGAGGGTCGATGAACATCCGTTCCAATCGCCGGGTCACGCTCGGCATCGCCACGCTCGTCATCCTGCTCGGCATCTGGTGGATGGCCGTGGACGATTGCGTGTCCACCTGGATCTTCCAGGGGGTGAAGATGCCGCGGTGTCCGGACGGGCACATGCGACAGACCGTGACCCTGGACGTCCAGGGACTCGCCCGCGAGGCCACGGGGAGCGTCACCGTCGGGGCCCTCGCCCATGGTGTCACCCGGGACGGCGGCACGCTGCAATCCGCGGTGCGCCGCCTGGAGCCCACCCTGTTCCTCGTGGATGCCGAGGGCAAGGAGACTCCGCTTCCCGTCGAGAGTCCCTGGGAGCGGCAGAAGCCCGGCTTCGCCCAGAGTGCCCGGGTGAAGCTGCCCGCCCTGCCGGACGGGGATTACCGGCTGCGCGCCCGCGTCGACTCGCCGCTGGGCACGGACACCGTGGACGCCCGCCTTGCCCTCTACTCTCCCGCCCGCGTCCAGGTGCTCACCGATCGGCCCCTCTACGAGCCCGGCCACGTGGTGCGCTTTCGCGCCGTGGTGCTGCGCGCCCGGGACCTGGCTCCCCTCGATGGGCGCCCCGGCTCCTGGTTCGTGAGCGATCCCTCGGGAGAAACCCTGCTCGAGCAGCGCATGCCGGCGGGCCCCTGGGGCGTGGTGTCCGGAGAGTTCCCGCTCGACCGCGGCGCGGCCACCGGCTCCTGGAAGGTGTCCTGGACGAGCGGAGACACCTCCGGCGAGGCGTCCTTCCAGGTGAAGCCCTTCACCCTGCCCCGCTTCCAGGTGGAGGCCCAGGGCACGAAGCCCTTCTGGCGCGCGGGCGACTCGCCCCTCGTCGAGGGCCGGGTCCTCTACACCTCGGGAGCCCCCGTGGCCGGCGCCGCCGTGAAGGTGGACTGGCACGCCTCGGGCCGCTGGCCTCCGCCCACCGCGTGGCTCGACGCGAACGCCCGCGACGGGCTGCCCCGCGAGGCCCGCACGGACGCCGCGGGACGCTTCCGCCTCCAACTGCCGCGCGTGCCCTTCGATCTGCGCGGCCAGGCCACCCTCTCCGCGACACTGTCCGCCACGGACCCGGCGGGAGACCAGGTGCGAGGCGCCACCTCGGTGCTGCTCGCCGAGGACGCCCTCTCCGTGTCGGCGGTGACGGAGCTGTCGGACGGCCTGGTGGACGGCTACAGCAACCGCGTCTACCTGCGCGCCACCACCGCCGACGGCCGGCTGTTGCCCGGCGCCGAGCTCACCGTGCGCCGCGCGTGGGACCCCAACGACGAGGGCATGCGCGCGGTGACGGACGAGGACGGCGTGGCCGCCTTCCAGCTCGATCCGGGCCCGCCCATCAACGTCGTGCTGCCCGCCATGCCGGTGCGCCCCGCTCCCCGGCCCCCTCCGGTGCGGCTCGACGGGTTGAGGGATCTGCTCGCCGACGAGGGCGACGCCTCCCTGGAGGATCAGCTCGCCGTGGAGCGGTGGTTGGAGCCCCTGCGCCCCTGCGCCCGCTTCGTCTCGCCCGACGCGGGTTCCTTCGAGGTCCAGCTCGGCCTGCGCGTCACGGCGGGAGGCGCGGTGGTGGACGTCACCGCGGAGGACTCGCCGCTGGCCTCCTGCGCCGCCGCGATCCTGCGCACGCGCACCCTGCCTCCCGGCCGCGAGCGCATGCTGGGGCTCGGCCTGAGCCTGACAGAGCCAGGACTGCCCTCGCTCGGCTTCGAGGTGCGCGAACTCTCCGACGCCAGCGAGGGGCTCGAGGAGGCGCTGCACCGCGCGGTGCTCGATGCGCGCGAGTGCTTGCCCGCGGACTTGTCGCTCTCCGCGCCGCTGCCCGCGGTGCTCACCTGGCGCACGCGTCCAGG is part of the Cystobacter fuscus DSM 2262 genome and harbors:
- a CDS encoding sensor histidine kinase; amino-acid sequence: MKSSPSIRVYRAGFLFAVMLLSAVAAFFLWTEVRTSHEVAARFQESLDRAGLIGRIRVDAISLESAIEAHIRASNDEERQAANEVMEDILADVRDATLAYTRGLPKGERLVVWERFNMACTRLAEQVRAAAVLSNRQEAERARHHLVEQVRPLAEEIDGLAGHLNRENAEEGRQLLDHLAALRTRNLAFGGAVTLLAMLVSLSVVWRITSVIKRQGKTIQAQMEELDRRNQELDAFTRRVAHDLMGPLSPLKGYLTLLRRSGAVKEPQALELVSLCESSAVRMGELIEALLRFCRAGTRGEPVVGELDTAVSTLLLEVSQTAAAQGVALERELSSGVKVMCPSQLLQIIAQNLLSNAVKYTAGRSDARVSVRVAREGGEAVFEVVDNGMGMSEDTQGKLFQPFFRSPETRGIPGHGLGLATTRRLVEAHEGSLQLRSAPGEGTRVTVRFPLVAEAAPVAQRGAA
- a CDS encoding MG2 domain-containing protein — encoded protein: MNIRSNRRVTLGIATLVILLGIWWMAVDDCVSTWIFQGVKMPRCPDGHMRQTVTLDVQGLAREATGSVTVGALAHGVTRDGGTLQSAVRRLEPTLFLVDAEGKETPLPVESPWERQKPGFAQSARVKLPALPDGDYRLRARVDSPLGTDTVDARLALYSPARVQVLTDRPLYEPGHVVRFRAVVLRARDLAPLDGRPGSWFVSDPSGETLLEQRMPAGPWGVVSGEFPLDRGAATGSWKVSWTSGDTSGEASFQVKPFTLPRFQVEAQGTKPFWRAGDSPLVEGRVLYTSGAPVAGAAVKVDWHASGRWPPPTAWLDANARDGLPREARTDAAGRFRLQLPRVPFDLRGQATLSATLSATDPAGDQVRGATSVLLAEDALSVSAVTELSDGLVDGYSNRVYLRATTADGRLLPGAELTVRRAWDPNDEGMRAVTDEDGVAAFQLDPGPPINVVLPAMPVRPAPRPPPVRLDGLRDLLADEGDASLEDQLAVERWLEPLRPCARFVSPDAGSFEVQLGLRVTAGGAVVDVTAEDSPLASCAAAILRTRTLPPGRERMLGLGLSLTEPGLPSLGFEVRELSDASEGLEEALHRAVLDARECLPADLSLSAPLPAVLTWRTRPGKREVEVGWTSPRAQEDSLPTTHLACIQSRFTGMRLSGEPGHAMGIVRFTAEPASRGSEGAAPQETTMLGYELKVSAKDATGELGATTWTASPAPLPPTRLRASPVLAQAGGDVSIELLRSPDFVGGLPEELELQAGDRTLRAKVERTGTVPVARFSLPTSFEGWAEASWNGAVARVYVAPQARLSLEVSPDKAAYAPGELAHLQVNTWVDGRKGPAAVGLFGVDESLSQLVALPDADALDGMRPAPSVPSPAFGVLDSTALVMGRIRGANAAAATLLRVRGVPTRDDGERTLSFSARTPFEPDVELTEPFYRVLSELTVRVRAWEESAPQGETLSPEGLARQWEQALAACEQRGEKVTDAYGRRLRLSQLPQELLALTDPRAVVVNGTRLPQDIENWGAWVARESP